One part of the Myxococcales bacterium genome encodes these proteins:
- a CDS encoding CocE/NonD family hydrolase translates to MRRLPLVRWAFALGILLIVGGCAAILSQAYGVRPGEYDLQDVRTVMASMRDGVRLATDLYLPKTEGPFPAILIRTPYGKGSGQSVLAKIYAKRGYAVVVQDVRGRYDSEGEWDPFRNEGPDGADTVDWVRRQKWNNDVVGLFGMSYFGFTQWQAASYSEKSVQALTPTVTGSRIYDIIYRQGALSYLTAMGWGVANAGHRSNENIDFERLMNWEPPLMNAEQRFGRSIPFFKNWIKHDTFDAYWRPASSEGRWENVNAPVLMVGGWYDLFAGSMLADWKELNANGGRLARRESRLIMGPWAHSFNHKLQGVNFGSDADFLSFSKIYLEWFDAYLMGQGKVDLPRVRVFTTGINEWRNLGDWPPPNARVERWYLHSGGQAQRIGDGDLGRTKPGTEISDQFVHDPAQLVPTLGGALYPPIFAGPADVAKQGRREDVLVYTSKTFTEELEITGPIRAKIWFSASTPDVDIAVSLLDVDDDGAARILVDGIARARYRNGDRPAWLEPGKPTEIEVDLWGISHIVKKGHQLRVHVAASNFPRFAPNPCTADEVGAARQYEKARIKIFHDDERPSLLLLSVR, encoded by the coding sequence ATGCGACGGTTGCCGCTGGTGCGTTGGGCGTTCGCACTGGGGATTCTCTTGATCGTCGGCGGGTGCGCGGCGATTCTCAGCCAGGCTTACGGCGTGCGGCCCGGCGAGTACGACCTGCAGGACGTGCGCACGGTCATGGCGTCGATGCGCGACGGCGTCCGGCTGGCCACGGACCTGTATCTGCCGAAAACCGAGGGGCCTTTCCCCGCCATTCTGATCCGCACGCCTTACGGCAAGGGCTCCGGCCAGTCGGTGCTCGCGAAAATCTACGCCAAGCGCGGCTACGCGGTGGTGGTTCAGGACGTGCGCGGCCGCTACGACAGCGAGGGAGAGTGGGACCCGTTCCGCAACGAGGGCCCGGACGGCGCCGACACGGTCGACTGGGTCAGGCGACAGAAGTGGAACAACGACGTGGTTGGCTTGTTCGGCATGAGCTACTTCGGCTTCACGCAATGGCAAGCCGCCTCTTACTCCGAAAAATCGGTCCAAGCCCTGACGCCGACCGTCACCGGCAGCCGCATCTACGACATTATCTACCGCCAGGGCGCCTTGTCGTACCTGACGGCCATGGGTTGGGGCGTCGCCAACGCCGGCCACCGCAGCAACGAGAACATCGATTTCGAACGCCTCATGAATTGGGAACCGCCGCTGATGAACGCCGAACAACGGTTCGGCCGATCGATTCCGTTCTTCAAGAATTGGATCAAACACGATACGTTCGACGCCTATTGGCGGCCGGCCAGCAGCGAAGGCCGCTGGGAAAACGTCAATGCGCCGGTGCTGATGGTCGGCGGCTGGTACGATCTGTTCGCCGGCAGCATGCTGGCGGATTGGAAGGAATTAAACGCCAACGGCGGCCGCCTGGCACGGCGTGAAAGCCGGTTGATCATGGGCCCGTGGGCGCACTCCTTCAACCACAAATTGCAAGGCGTCAATTTCGGTTCCGACGCCGATTTCCTGTCGTTTTCAAAAATCTACCTGGAGTGGTTCGACGCCTACCTGATGGGCCAGGGGAAGGTCGACCTGCCGCGCGTCCGGGTGTTCACCACGGGCATCAACGAATGGCGCAACCTCGGCGACTGGCCGCCGCCCAACGCCCGGGTCGAGCGCTGGTACCTGCATTCGGGCGGCCAGGCGCAGCGGATCGGCGACGGCGATCTCGGCCGCACCAAGCCCGGCACTGAAATTAGCGATCAATTCGTCCACGATCCCGCGCAACTGGTGCCGACGCTGGGCGGAGCGCTGTATCCGCCCATCTTCGCCGGACCCGCCGACGTCGCCAAGCAGGGGCGGCGCGAAGACGTTTTGGTTTATACGTCCAAGACGTTCACCGAAGAGCTGGAAATCACCGGCCCGATCCGCGCGAAAATCTGGTTCAGCGCCAGCACGCCGGACGTCGACATCGCCGTGAGCCTGCTGGACGTGGACGATGACGGGGCGGCGCGCATCCTGGTCGACGGCATCGCCCGCGCCCGTTATCGCAACGGCGACCGGCCCGCCTGGCTCGAACCCGGCAAGCCGACGGAAATCGAGGTCGACCTGTGGGGCATCAGCCACATCGTGAAAAAGGGCCACCAGTTGCGCGTCCACGTCGCGGCCTCCAATTTCCCGCGTTTCGCGCCCAATCCCTGCACCGCCGACGAGGTGGGCGCCGCGCGGCAATACGAAAAAGCGCGGATCAAGATTTTCCACGACGACGAGCGGCCGAGCCTGCTGCTGTTGAGCGTCCGCTGA
- a CDS encoding carboxypeptidase M32 yields the protein MSLKETYAEVIAWYKEIWLVNSMNQVLSWDLQVNLPKKGLERRSEQLAFLDGLVHRKMTDPAMVAKVGELAAHSTALTADGKVNIREIKREVDRATKVPTALVEEISRHNSQAQMAWIEARQDNNYARFAPFLAKTVRLRKEEAAALGYAERPYDAMLDLHEPFATEGSIRELLTDLKGRLVPFLQRILSAPRYDARLLLAGRRYPIEKQKKFSRLVLRKMGFDFEGGRIDVSAHPFCGGNKGDVRLTTRFFVDDPRPHLFGTIHEAGHGLYEQGLPDPHLGTPLGDAVSLGVHESQSRFWENIMGRSLSFWKYFYPKFQRTFAKSLRDLSLENFYHCVNVVEPSLIRVEADEVTYNLHIILRFEIERAMVAGGVAIDDLPALWNAKMKEYLDIAVPDNTNGLLQDVHWSLGALGYFPTYTIGNLYAAQLWEKIRADIPDVLALVEKGRFTAILRWLRKNIHVHGKRYAGNELIERVTGKKPSAEPFMNYLDEKYTPLYRL from the coding sequence ATGTCGCTGAAGGAAACGTACGCGGAAGTCATCGCCTGGTACAAGGAAATCTGGCTGGTCAACAGCATGAACCAGGTGCTGAGTTGGGATCTGCAGGTCAATCTGCCGAAAAAGGGCCTCGAGCGGCGCAGCGAGCAACTGGCCTTTCTGGACGGCCTGGTGCACCGCAAAATGACCGATCCGGCGATGGTGGCCAAGGTCGGCGAACTGGCGGCCCATTCGACTGCCCTGACCGCGGACGGCAAGGTCAACATTCGGGAGATCAAGCGCGAAGTTGACCGCGCCACCAAGGTGCCCACCGCGCTCGTCGAGGAAATCAGCCGCCACAACAGTCAGGCGCAAATGGCCTGGATCGAGGCCCGGCAGGATAACAATTACGCCCGCTTCGCGCCGTTTCTCGCCAAGACCGTCCGCCTGCGCAAGGAAGAGGCGGCGGCGCTGGGCTACGCGGAGCGCCCCTACGACGCGATGTTGGATCTGCACGAGCCGTTTGCGACCGAGGGGTCGATCCGCGAACTGCTGACCGACCTGAAGGGCCGGCTGGTGCCGTTTTTGCAGCGCATTCTGAGCGCCCCGCGCTACGACGCCCGGCTGCTGCTCGCCGGCCGCCGCTACCCGATCGAAAAGCAGAAAAAATTCAGCCGGCTGGTCCTGCGGAAGATGGGCTTCGATTTCGAGGGCGGCCGCATCGATGTTTCGGCGCATCCGTTCTGCGGCGGCAACAAGGGCGACGTCCGCCTGACCACGCGGTTCTTCGTCGACGATCCGCGGCCGCACCTGTTCGGCACGATTCACGAGGCGGGCCATGGTCTGTACGAACAAGGGCTGCCCGACCCGCACCTGGGGACGCCGCTGGGCGACGCGGTGTCGCTCGGCGTGCACGAGAGCCAGAGCCGCTTCTGGGAAAACATCATGGGCCGCAGCCTGTCGTTCTGGAAATATTTCTATCCGAAATTCCAGCGCACCTTCGCCAAATCCCTGCGCGATCTCTCGCTGGAGAACTTCTACCATTGCGTGAACGTCGTCGAACCGTCGCTGATCCGCGTGGAAGCCGACGAGGTCACCTACAACCTGCACATCATCCTGCGCTTCGAGATCGAGCGGGCGATGGTGGCCGGCGGGGTTGCGATCGACGATCTGCCCGCGCTGTGGAACGCCAAGATGAAGGAGTACCTGGACATCGCGGTGCCCGACAACACCAACGGCCTGTTGCAGGACGTGCACTGGTCGCTGGGCGCGCTGGGGTATTTCCCGACGTACACCATCGGCAACCTGTACGCGGCGCAACTGTGGGAAAAGATTCGCGCGGACATTCCCGACGTCCTGGCGCTGGTGGAAAAAGGACGATTCACGGCGATTCTCAGGTGGCTGCGCAAGAATATCCACGTGCACGGCAAACGGTACGCCGGCAACGAATTGATCGAGCGCGTGACCGGCAAAAAGCCGAGCGCCGAACCGTTCATGAACTACCTGGACGAAAAATACACGCCGCTTTATCGCTTGTAA
- a CDS encoding glycosyl hydrolase family 43: MRDLAKATWRDFPANPLIEPRKPDWLLADPTVLTPDRSPDGKWHLFANGVGFILHFKSDDGIAWEQVGQRLFRGFRAFIYPENGTFYLLYELHARNYRTSRVVARQSADLEHWSEPQTLAEPTFDWDGQAIRFVGNPCLLKIDGRYRLYYSTSWIWLWDCLYFEPRYVGYAEADAVLGPYKRHPLPLLGPDPAEPYRNFGGGSLKVYADGKKGFWAFNNGLYRDAEGRSRSAILLLRSGDGLYFEAVHDRPIIAPEPGWKNAFVYAFDLVAYRNELRLYYNARDGWLRGRECIGFAAPEW, from the coding sequence ATGCGTGATTTAGCGAAGGCGACCTGGCGGGATTTCCCGGCGAATCCGCTGATCGAACCGCGGAAGCCGGATTGGCTGCTGGCCGATCCGACCGTGTTGACGCCCGACCGGTCGCCGGACGGCAAATGGCACCTGTTCGCCAACGGCGTCGGTTTCATCCTGCATTTTAAAAGCGACGACGGCATCGCTTGGGAGCAGGTCGGCCAGCGGCTGTTTCGCGGTTTCCGGGCGTTCATCTACCCGGAAAACGGCACGTTTTACCTGCTCTACGAATTGCACGCGCGCAATTACCGCACTTCCCGGGTGGTCGCGCGGCAATCGGCCGACCTCGAACACTGGAGCGAACCGCAAACGCTGGCCGAACCGACCTTCGACTGGGACGGGCAGGCGATCCGCTTCGTCGGCAATCCCTGCCTGCTGAAAATCGACGGGCGGTACCGTCTTTATTACAGCACCTCCTGGATCTGGCTGTGGGATTGCCTGTATTTCGAGCCGCGCTACGTCGGCTACGCCGAGGCCGATGCCGTGCTCGGGCCGTACAAGCGGCATCCGTTGCCGCTCCTCGGCCCCGATCCGGCCGAGCCGTACCGCAATTTCGGCGGCGGTTCGCTCAAGGTGTACGCCGACGGCAAAAAGGGCTTCTGGGCCTTCAACAACGGCCTGTACCGCGACGCGGAGGGCCGCAGCCGGTCGGCGATCCTGTTGTTGCGTTCGGGCGACGGGCTGTACTTCGAGGCGGTTCACGATCGCCCGATCATCGCTCCCGAACCCGGCTGGAAAAACGCGTTCGTCTACGCGTTCGACCTGGTCGCTTATCGAAACGAACTGCGTCTTTATTACAACGCCCGCGACGGTTGGCTGCGCGGTCGCGAGTGCATCGGGTTCGCCGCGCCGGAGTGGTAG
- a CDS encoding YjbQ family protein, whose product MLKKLTVPTASREQFLDITRQVQEVVREASLQSGTVTVFVPHTTAAVTINENADPSVIHDLLFALDHAFPDHRQFRHAEGNSAAHAKSSVVGCSLTVIVENGRLALGTWQGIYFCEFDGPRQRSCYVKCQAD is encoded by the coding sequence ATGCTGAAAAAGCTAACCGTCCCGACGGCCAGCCGCGAACAATTTCTGGATATCACTCGTCAGGTACAGGAAGTCGTGCGTGAAGCCAGCCTGCAAAGCGGCACCGTCACGGTTTTCGTGCCGCACACCACCGCCGCGGTGACGATCAACGAAAACGCCGATCCCAGCGTGATCCACGATCTGCTGTTCGCGCTGGACCACGCCTTCCCCGACCACCGGCAATTCCGCCACGCCGAGGGCAATTCGGCGGCCCACGCCAAATCCAGCGTCGTCGGATGCAGCCTGACGGTCATCGTGGAAAACGGCCGGTTGGCGTTGGGAACCTGGCAAGGCATCTACTTCTGCGAATTCGACGGACCCCGGCAGCGGTCGTGTTACGTCAAATGCCAGGCCGACTGA
- a CDS encoding radical SAM protein translates to MKIWWVYLDAGTGNYVHYNHGVGQLDACLRRAGHTSELLYLRHHLARDEFLARLRAAAPDAVFFPVNTHQWVDAPRYARWVKEATDLPCVFGGIHAILDPESVIGEPFADVVCIGEGEAAVVEWCAAREAGRPAGGIGNLWQRRPDGTVERNPRRPLVADLDALPIDDRAMWDHDEILRDALGEIGIMGGRGCPFDCAYCANSARREAYRGLGPYVRMCRPEKMIALVAHLAAHLPFRKIFFEDDIFTLDHDWVRRFCALYRERFSYPFKIYIHVQTVTREILQTLKDAGCYMVMAGVEAGNERLRAEVLNRRMSNDDLRRVFRWCDEIGLQTWTFNMVGFPGETEETIRDLFALHRELRPNGAQCSIFYPYPGTRLHRRCVAENLIDQPGRPTYFEKSILKPGAVGRERLEEVFWEFRRETLRLKAEKERLGSYDLLAELPAARVGRELAHEPVRLNLVKIDGDERLCLFAHPRSRVVWRVFVPAGARFSAAIALDPLCLGWGGKGVRFQVEIDGHECFARYLDPKANPEENRWHEVAVDLTEYAGRTVSLALSTDPHPSGDLVGAWGVWAKPRVD, encoded by the coding sequence ATGAAGATCTGGTGGGTCTACCTCGATGCCGGGACGGGCAATTACGTGCATTACAATCACGGCGTCGGCCAACTGGATGCCTGCTTGCGGCGCGCGGGACACACGAGCGAACTGCTCTACCTGCGCCACCACCTCGCGCGCGACGAATTTCTCGCGCGGCTGCGCGCCGCCGCGCCGGACGCCGTGTTTTTTCCGGTCAACACTCATCAGTGGGTGGACGCACCGCGTTACGCTCGGTGGGTCAAGGAAGCGACGGATCTGCCCTGCGTGTTCGGCGGCATTCACGCGATCCTCGATCCGGAAAGCGTGATCGGCGAGCCGTTCGCCGACGTGGTCTGCATCGGCGAGGGCGAGGCGGCCGTCGTCGAGTGGTGCGCCGCGCGCGAGGCCGGTCGCCCGGCCGGCGGTATCGGCAATTTGTGGCAACGCCGCCCCGACGGAACGGTGGAACGCAATCCGCGCCGGCCGCTGGTCGCGGATCTCGACGCCTTGCCGATCGACGACCGCGCGATGTGGGACCACGACGAAATTCTGCGCGACGCGCTGGGCGAGATCGGCATCATGGGCGGGCGCGGCTGCCCCTTCGACTGCGCCTATTGCGCCAACAGCGCGCGCCGTGAAGCCTACCGGGGGCTCGGGCCGTACGTGCGGATGTGCCGCCCGGAAAAAATGATCGCCCTGGTCGCCCACCTCGCGGCGCACCTCCCGTTTCGCAAAATCTTTTTCGAGGACGACATCTTCACCCTGGATCACGATTGGGTGCGGCGATTCTGCGCGCTGTACCGCGAACGGTTTTCGTACCCCTTCAAGATTTACATCCACGTGCAGACCGTCACGCGGGAGATTCTGCAGACCCTGAAGGACGCCGGCTGTTACATGGTGATGGCGGGCGTCGAGGCGGGCAACGAACGCCTGCGCGCCGAGGTGCTGAACCGCCGCATGAGCAACGACGACCTGCGCCGGGTTTTCCGCTGGTGCGACGAAATCGGCCTGCAGACCTGGACTTTCAACATGGTCGGCTTCCCCGGAGAAACCGAGGAGACGATCCGCGACCTGTTCGCCCTGCACCGTGAGTTGCGGCCCAATGGCGCGCAGTGCTCGATTTTCTATCCCTATCCGGGCACGCGCCTGCATCGACGTTGCGTGGCGGAAAACCTGATCGACCAACCGGGCCGGCCGACCTATTTCGAAAAATCGATCCTCAAACCCGGTGCGGTCGGCCGCGAGCGGTTGGAGGAAGTCTTTTGGGAATTCCGCCGCGAGACCCTGCGCCTCAAGGCGGAAAAGGAACGGCTCGGTTCGTATGATCTGCTGGCCGAGTTGCCCGCGGCCCGGGTGGGGCGCGAACTGGCCCATGAGCCGGTGCGGCTGAACCTGGTGAAAATCGACGGCGACGAGCGGCTGTGCCTCTTTGCCCATCCGCGCAGCCGGGTCGTTTGGCGGGTTTTCGTGCCCGCCGGCGCGCGTTTTTCAGCCGCGATCGCCCTCGACCCGCTTTGCTTGGGTTGGGGCGGCAAAGGCGTCCGTTTTCAGGTGGAAATCGACGGCCATGAATGCTTCGCGCGGTATCTCGATCCCAAGGCGAACCCGGAGGAAAACCGCTGGCACGAGGTGGCGGTCGATCTGACCGAGTATGCCGGCCGCACGGTGAGCCTGGCGTTGTCGACCGATCCGCATCCGTCCGGCGATCTGGTCGGCGCCTGGGGTGTCTGGGCGAAACCGCGCGTGGATTGA
- a CDS encoding porin family protein produces MKKKLFWMLFCLTLILLLAAAPTFAAKKGKGGGDSGAPGYFSQGTILIAGDLDFNIASGSTEIKPDEGDKESTDQFKFSMGGLGGYFIIPRLEIGPFLNVEYTSDEGDDATEKSTTWAIGPQIGYFYPVANKFSIFGMFGVGYASTDDKVEPDAEGAKDTETEGSGWLIQPKGGVVYHLSHNIGLSAALYLDYYTGDGSQDDGNADHDFDLTRTEYGLKIGLLGLFN; encoded by the coding sequence ATGAAGAAGAAACTGTTCTGGATGCTGTTTTGCCTGACCCTGATTCTTTTACTGGCGGCGGCGCCGACCTTCGCGGCGAAAAAGGGCAAGGGCGGCGGCGACAGCGGCGCGCCGGGTTATTTTTCACAAGGGACGATCCTGATCGCGGGCGACCTCGATTTCAACATCGCCAGCGGCAGCACTGAAATCAAACCGGACGAAGGCGACAAGGAAAGTACCGATCAATTCAAATTCAGCATGGGCGGCCTGGGCGGCTATTTCATCATCCCGCGCCTGGAGATCGGCCCCTTCCTGAACGTCGAATACACCAGTGACGAAGGCGATGACGCGACCGAAAAATCCACGACCTGGGCGATTGGTCCGCAAATCGGTTATTTCTATCCGGTCGCGAACAAATTCTCCATTTTCGGCATGTTTGGTGTCGGCTATGCCAGCACCGACGACAAAGTTGAGCCGGACGCCGAAGGCGCCAAGGACACCGAGACCGAAGGCAGCGGCTGGTTGATCCAGCCGAAGGGCGGCGTGGTTTATCATCTGAGCCACAACATCGGCCTGTCCGCCGCGTTGTATCTCGACTATTACACCGGTGACGGTTCTCAGGATGACGGGAACGCGGATCACGATTTCGATCTGACCCGCACCGAATACGGCCTGAAGATCGGTTTGCTCGGCCTGTTCAACTAA
- a CDS encoding diguanylate cyclase, whose product MEQPVVDKKNADDPSPTIHHILIVDDEEENLDLLASTLRRGNRIFKARSAEQALEIMAQEEIHLVITDQRMPGMTGTELLIRLQEKYPAVVRMLVTGYGDMDVAVQAINQGRVHRFAAKPWDPGDIKQIVAEELERYDLLTGNERLTRDLIAKNQELLAMNAELERQKAAFEKLANEYRQQRELAIEMSEKFARANLDLIKAQEENKQKNIKLETINRQLEQLSITDGLTGFFNYRQMLVLMDGEIGRARRYNLFLTVMMIDLDRFKIVNDTHGHLFGDTVLRTATRIIRHNIRETDYPTRYGGDEFLIILPHTGTDRAMFLAKRIQADLKGHVFVAPNNDKIHLSASIGIAFFPHPRASNRESLISLVDEALYQAKEQGRDRIVVIPG is encoded by the coding sequence ATGGAACAACCAGTCGTCGATAAAAAAAACGCCGATGATCCGTCACCGACAATCCATCACATCCTGATTGTCGACGATGAAGAAGAAAACCTCGATTTGTTGGCCTCCACGCTGCGGCGCGGCAACCGGATTTTCAAAGCCCGCAGCGCCGAACAAGCCTTGGAAATCATGGCGCAGGAAGAAATCCACCTTGTCATCACCGATCAGCGCATGCCGGGGATGACCGGCACCGAACTGTTGATTCGGCTCCAGGAAAAATATCCGGCGGTGGTCCGCATGCTGGTCACCGGCTACGGCGACATGGACGTCGCGGTGCAGGCGATCAACCAAGGCCGCGTGCATCGTTTCGCCGCGAAACCCTGGGATCCGGGCGATATCAAACAAATCGTCGCGGAAGAGCTCGAACGATACGATTTGCTTACCGGAAACGAACGGCTGACGCGGGATCTCATCGCCAAGAACCAGGAATTGCTAGCCATGAACGCCGAATTGGAACGGCAAAAAGCGGCCTTTGAGAAACTGGCCAATGAATACCGCCAGCAGCGGGAGCTGGCGATCGAAATGAGTGAAAAATTCGCGCGCGCCAATCTCGATCTCATCAAGGCGCAGGAAGAAAACAAACAGAAAAACATCAAACTCGAGACGATCAACCGCCAGCTCGAACAATTGAGCATCACCGACGGCCTGACCGGTTTTTTCAATTACCGGCAGATGTTGGTTTTGATGGACGGCGAAATCGGCCGGGCGCGGCGGTACAATCTGTTTCTGACCGTGATGATGATCGACCTGGACCGTTTCAAGATCGTCAACGACACGCACGGCCACTTGTTCGGCGATACGGTGCTGCGCACCGCGACGCGCATCATCCGGCACAACATTCGCGAAACGGATTATCCCACCCGTTACGGCGGCGACGAATTCCTGATCATCCTGCCGCACACCGGAACCGATCGCGCCATGTTTCTGGCCAAGCGGATTCAGGCGGATTTGAAGGGCCATGTCTTCGTCGCGCCGAACAACGATAAGATCCATCTGTCGGCCAGTATCGGTATCGCCTTTTTCCCACATCCGCGCGCTTCCAATCGCGAAAGCCTGATCAGCCTCGTTGATGAAGCTCTTTATCAGGCCAAGGAGCAGGGGCGCGATCGGATCGTGGTGATTCCCGGTTGA
- a CDS encoding radical SAM protein, translating into MIPLPRFVTFHVTNRCNCRCRHCNIWQLPEPPAPETEQFCRAVDDLADWLGPTELVVAGGEPLLCRHTLPVLERAARRGLRASLATNGLLLDEDIVRRLAALGLEAVNISLDGFDHTHDRIRNQPGAFARVLQAAEALHRAGIRVCAICVLMDDNLDQITGLVDFLARGDLFDGIFFQAMALPFGTRAAIPGWWREHPRFPHDTARVRALLDELLAMKRGGWFILNEDNQFPAMQAYFAAPDRFTLERCAVGEIGFTVNAGGDVMLCNYLEPIGNIARGSLRDIYYSPEAERRRREMAACRDNCHLLINCCFDPSQLVLPPATAVATDGSHD; encoded by the coding sequence ATGATTCCTCTGCCGCGATTCGTCACTTTTCACGTCACCAACCGCTGCAACTGCCGGTGCCGCCATTGCAACATCTGGCAGTTGCCCGAGCCGCCCGCGCCGGAAACGGAACAGTTTTGCCGCGCCGTAGACGATCTGGCCGACTGGCTCGGCCCGACCGAATTGGTCGTGGCCGGCGGCGAGCCTCTGCTTTGCCGCCACACGCTGCCGGTGCTCGAACGGGCGGCGCGGCGCGGCCTGCGAGCTTCCCTGGCCACCAACGGCCTGCTGCTCGACGAGGACATCGTGCGGCGGCTGGCCGCGCTCGGCCTCGAGGCGGTAAACATCAGCCTGGACGGCTTCGACCACACGCACGACCGGATCCGCAACCAACCGGGAGCGTTCGCGCGAGTGCTGCAAGCCGCCGAGGCGCTGCACCGGGCCGGCATCCGCGTCTGTGCGATCTGCGTGCTCATGGACGACAACCTCGACCAGATCACCGGCCTGGTCGATTTCCTCGCGCGCGGCGACCTGTTCGACGGCATCTTCTTCCAGGCGATGGCGCTGCCGTTCGGCACGCGCGCGGCCATCCCCGGCTGGTGGCGGGAACACCCGCGGTTTCCGCACGACACCGCCCGCGTACGCGCCCTGCTCGACGAATTGCTGGCCATGAAGCGCGGCGGCTGGTTCATCCTCAACGAAGACAACCAATTCCCGGCGATGCAGGCCTACTTCGCCGCGCCCGATCGCTTCACGCTGGAGCGTTGCGCGGTCGGGGAGATCGGTTTCACGGTGAACGCCGGCGGCGACGTGATGCTGTGCAATTACTTGGAACCGATCGGCAACATCGCCCGGGGTTCGCTCCGCGACATCTATTATTCGCCGGAGGCTGAACGACGGCGCCGGGAAATGGCGGCCTGCCGGGACAACTGCCATCTGCTGATCAATTGCTGCTTCGATCCGTCACAACTGGTTTTACCTCCCGCGACGGCGGTCGCCACGGACGGCAGCCATGACTGA
- a CDS encoding radical SAM protein, whose amino-acid sequence MRILLVVPNIATRNGLHYPHGLGALAAGLAAAGHEPVVSLPQEMLTRESWRLELRAAAPDWLACGFSSHQWPFARQLMAWAREAGVPVLAGGVHATFAPEEILAAAVCDGVCVGEGEGALLDLAGGKPLTAIANVQTGTDRPALRPLLTDLDALPIYDRRHFPMAEILRVNGGELTALAGRGCPYPCTYCCNEGWRRLYSGEPWVRWRSVSHLLAELDCLCGRYAVDSLYFEDDIFTLNREFLEEFLREFPSRFALPFRVYARIGAISRDDLRRLRAAGLWMVNVGVEHGDPRIRAEVLGRQMSNAQITEFFDWCRELGIVTRAFHILGVPGETPETAQATRDLCAATLPDQIQVSLFEPYPGTKLAERCRVEKLHRGVARPTYFSAEPALELPGFPSDRQRETYRAFCAAIPELEERALRRALAAARRGEVDLVERWAPELVRRTGAEPVVPQRARIGRETKFALFAHPRSEIAYELPPGRYRFFAALALDPRCYEWDGHGVRFLVRAGDETCLDRALNPWRRVEDRGWHEVAADFRLAEKGSLRLLTAPESGDDLTALWALWGHPHLTRSDG is encoded by the coding sequence ATGCGAATCCTGCTTGTCGTGCCGAATATCGCGACCCGCAACGGCCTTCATTACCCGCACGGCCTGGGCGCACTGGCCGCAGGACTCGCCGCCGCCGGCCACGAGCCCGTCGTTTCCCTGCCGCAGGAAATGCTGACGCGCGAATCCTGGCGACTCGAACTGCGCGCCGCCGCGCCCGATTGGCTCGCCTGCGGTTTCTCCTCGCACCAATGGCCGTTCGCCCGGCAACTGATGGCCTGGGCCCGCGAGGCCGGCGTTCCCGTGCTCGCGGGCGGCGTGCACGCGACCTTCGCGCCCGAGGAAATCCTGGCCGCCGCGGTCTGCGACGGCGTCTGCGTCGGCGAGGGCGAGGGGGCGCTGCTCGACCTGGCCGGCGGCAAACCGTTGACCGCGATCGCCAATGTCCAAACGGGAACCGACCGCCCGGCGCTTCGTCCGTTGCTGACCGACCTGGACGCGCTGCCGATTTACGACCGGCGGCATTTCCCGATGGCGGAAATCCTGCGGGTCAACGGCGGCGAACTGACGGCGCTCGCCGGCCGCGGCTGCCCGTATCCCTGCACCTATTGCTGCAACGAAGGCTGGCGGCGGCTTTATTCCGGCGAGCCCTGGGTGCGGTGGCGAAGCGTGTCGCACCTGCTGGCGGAACTGGATTGCTTGTGCGGTCGTTACGCGGTCGATTCGCTTTACTTCGAGGACGATATTTTCACGCTCAACCGTGAATTCCTCGAAGAATTCCTGCGTGAGTTCCCAAGCCGGTTTGCGCTGCCGTTTCGCGTCTACGCGCGGATCGGCGCGATTTCGCGGGACGATCTGCGACGGCTGCGCGCGGCCGGCCTGTGGATGGTGAACGTCGGCGTGGAACACGGCGACCCGCGCATCCGCGCTGAGGTGCTCGGGCGCCAAATGAGCAATGCGCAAATCACCGAGTTTTTTGATTGGTGCCGCGAACTGGGCATCGTGACGCGCGCATTTCACATTCTCGGCGTGCCCGGCGAAACGCCGGAAACAGCGCAGGCCACGCGCGACCTTTGCGCCGCGACGCTGCCCGACCAGATCCAGGTCAGCCTGTTCGAACCGTACCCGGGAACGAAACTCGCCGAACGCTGCCGGGTGGAAAAACTGCATCGCGGCGTCGCGCGGCCGACGTATTTTTCAGCCGAACCGGCGCTCGAACTGCCCGGTTTTCCGAGCGATCGACAACGCGAAACCTATCGCGCTTTTTGTGCGGCGATACCGGAGCTGGAAGAGCGGGCGCTACGGCGGGCCCTGGCGGCGGCGCGGCGCGGCGAAGTGGATCTGGTCGAACGCTGGGCGCCGGAGCTGGTCCGGCGGACGGGGGCCGAGCCCGTCGTCCCACAGCGCGCGCGGATCGGCCGCGAGACGAAATTCGCGCTTTTCGCCCATCCACGCAGCGAGATCGCCTACGAATTGCCGCCCGGACGTTATCGCTTTTTCGCGGCGCTGGCGCTGGACCCGCGCTGCTACGAATGGGACGGCCACGGAGTGCGATTCCTCGTCCGCGCCGGTGACGAGACTTGCCTGGACCGCGCGTTGAATCCGTGGCGCCGGGTCGAAGACCGCGGCTGGCACGAGGTCGCGGCCGATTTTCGCCTCGCCGAAAAGGGATCGTTGCGGCTCTTGACCGCACCGGAAAGCGGTGACGACCTGACGGCGCTTTGGGCGCTTTGGGGCCATCCCCATTTGACGCGGAGCGACGGATGA